From the genome of Clostridiales bacterium, one region includes:
- the rpsB gene encoding 30S ribosomal protein S2, protein MPVISMKQLLEAGVHFGHPTRKWNPKMKPYIFTSRNDIYIINLELTVELIDQAYAFVKQQVTEGKSVLFVGTKKQAAEAIQQEAERCGQFFVNTRWLGGTLTNFTTIRSRVDRLNKLNQMEKLGEFDLLPKKEVLKLKAERDKLQHNLGGIKEMRALPGVVFVIDPKKEHIAIREARAMRIPIVGLVDTNCDPDEVDYVIPGNDDAIRAIKLIAGAIADAVIEAREGEQSVSQEAKTEDSEDNNEVSIEESLENIDFEAIEKEDDEEIKEKAPKRAKKAAAVKEEDETAKASTVNEDDKEAEQKSQKPKKASKDEIQEEIKQDQKSEKEVAQKEPAQEEAEAPEKEAAEQIEPQKEERKEEPKQQEAKEEAKAE, encoded by the coding sequence ATGCCAGTAATTTCAATGAAGCAGTTATTAGAGGCGGGCGTGCATTTTGGGCATCCCACAAGAAAATGGAATCCCAAAATGAAACCATACATCTTCACCTCTCGTAACGACATTTACATCATCAATCTTGAATTAACAGTAGAATTAATTGACCAAGCTTACGCATTTGTTAAGCAACAAGTGACCGAAGGCAAATCGGTTTTGTTTGTTGGTACCAAAAAGCAGGCCGCGGAAGCTATCCAGCAAGAAGCCGAGCGCTGTGGACAGTTTTTTGTCAACACCAGATGGCTGGGCGGGACTTTAACCAACTTTACGACAATCCGTTCAAGAGTGGACCGCCTCAACAAACTAAACCAAATGGAAAAACTCGGCGAATTTGATTTGTTGCCCAAAAAGGAAGTGTTAAAACTTAAGGCGGAAAGAGACAAATTGCAGCATAATCTAGGCGGAATCAAAGAAATGCGCGCGCTACCAGGCGTAGTATTTGTAATTGACCCCAAAAAAGAACACATAGCTATAAGAGAAGCTCGCGCGATGAGAATTCCTATCGTGGGATTGGTGGACACCAATTGCGACCCCGATGAAGTGGATTATGTCATACCGGGCAATGATGACGCTATTAGGGCAATCAAGCTTATAGCGGGCGCGATCGCGGACGCGGTAATTGAAGCGCGCGAAGGCGAGCAAAGCGTTTCTCAAGAAGCCAAAACAGAAGACAGCGAAGATAATAACGAGGTTTCTATTGAAGAGTCTTTGGAAAATATTGATTTTGAGGCGATTGAAAAAGAGGACGACGAAGAAATAAAAGAAAAAGCGCCCAAGCGCGCCAAAAAAGCTGCGGCTGTAAAGGAAGAAGATGAAACAGCAAAAGCTTCAACTGTAAATGAAGACGATAAAGAAGCCGAACAAAAGTCTCAAAAACCGAAAAAAGCTTCAAAGGACGAAATTCAAGAAGAAATAAAACAAGACCAAAAATCCGAAAAAGAGGTAGCACAAAAAGAACCCGCGCAAGAAGAGGCGGAAGCGCCTGAAAAGGAAGCGGCCGAACAAATAGAGCCTCAAAAAGAAGAGCGCAAAGAAGAGCCCAAACAGCAAGAAGCAAAAGAAGAGGCAAAAGCCGAATAA
- the tsf gene encoding translation elongation factor Ts, whose translation MVTTKDIQELRAKTGAGIVDCKNALTEANGDIQKAIEILREKGKAAASRKAGRIAAEGLVDSYIHFGGKIGVLVEVNCETDFVARSDEFKELVHNIAIHIAAANPLYVNIEDVPTAELEKEKEILKAQALNEGKPANVVEKMVEGRIKKYYKDVCLMEQEYVKDPSKTIKDLIIEATAKIGEKISIRRFVRMEVGEGLEKRSDNLAEEVAKQVASMKNK comes from the coding sequence ATGGTTACAACTAAGGATATTCAAGAATTGCGTGCCAAGACAGGCGCCGGTATAGTTGATTGCAAAAACGCGCTTACCGAAGCCAATGGCGATATTCAAAAAGCAATAGAAATTTTGAGGGAAAAGGGCAAGGCTGCTGCAAGCCGCAAAGCTGGCAGGATAGCGGCTGAAGGGCTTGTAGATTCATATATTCATTTTGGCGGCAAGATTGGCGTTTTGGTAGAGGTCAATTGCGAAACGGATTTTGTCGCGCGTAGCGACGAGTTTAAAGAACTTGTCCACAATATAGCCATCCATATAGCCGCTGCCAATCCGCTTTATGTAAACATTGAGGATGTTCCGACAGCGGAATTGGAAAAAGAAAAAGAGATTTTAAAAGCCCAAGCTCTTAACGAAGGCAAACCCGCCAATGTCGTTGAAAAAATGGTAGAAGGCCGAATCAAGAAATATTACAAAGACGTGTGCCTTATGGAACAAGAATATGTAAAAGATCCTTCCAAGACAATAAAAGACTTGATTATTGAGGCGACGGCCAAAATTGGCGAAAAGATTTCTATAAGAAGGTTTGTCAGGATGGAAGTTGGCGAAGGGCTGGAAAAGCGGTCGGACAATTTGGCGGAAGAGGTTGCGAAACAAGTGGCAAGTATGAAGAATAAATAA
- a CDS encoding UMP kinase encodes MKYSRVLLKISGEALAGDEKFGINPSVVQHVVKQLKIIHQKGIQIAIVIGGGNFWRGRQGQNMDRTTADHMGMLATIINALALQDACEKADIPTRVQTAISVPAVAEPYILRKAIRHFEKGRIVIFACGTGNPYFTTDTGAALRAAEIGADVILMAKNIDGVYDSDPKKNSGAKKLDEISYLDVINKGLNLMDSTSITMCMENKIPIIAFALAEENSIVKAALGEKIGTIIK; translated from the coding sequence GTGAAGTATTCTAGAGTATTATTAAAAATAAGCGGCGAAGCGCTGGCAGGCGATGAAAAGTTTGGAATTAATCCGTCAGTAGTGCAGCATGTTGTAAAACAGCTCAAAATAATCCACCAAAAAGGTATCCAGATAGCGATTGTGATAGGCGGCGGAAACTTTTGGCGAGGACGGCAAGGGCAAAATATGGACCGCACTACAGCCGACCATATGGGCATGCTAGCAACCATTATTAACGCTCTTGCTTTGCAGGACGCGTGCGAAAAAGCCGATATCCCGACACGAGTCCAAACGGCCATAAGCGTTCCCGCCGTCGCCGAACCTTATATTTTACGCAAAGCCATTAGGCATTTTGAAAAAGGAAGGATTGTCATATTCGCTTGCGGCACGGGCAATCCTTATTTTACTACCGATACGGGCGCCGCTCTTAGGGCGGCTGAAATAGGCGCCGATGTAATTTTAATGGCTAAAAATATTGACGGCGTTTATGATTCCGACCCCAAGAAAAACTCGGGCGCGAAGAAGTTGGATGAGATATCTTATTTGGATGTAATCAATAAAGGGCTTAATCTTATGGATTCAACTTCTATTACAATGTGCATGGAAAACAAAATACCCATTATAGCTTTTGCTCTTGCTGAAGAAAACAGCATAGTAAAAGCCGCTTTAGGCGAAAAGATAGGAACTATAATAAAATAA
- the frr gene encoding ribosome recycling factor, whose protein sequence is MAADIETVKDHLTKYETKLTKILESFKNEMNRVRAGRANPHLLDKIMVDYYGTPTPLNQMANISVPEARMITISVWDVSAIKNVTKAIMASDLGITPIDDGKTIRLVFPQPTEERRKELVRNVKKTAEDFKVSMRNERRDVLEIFKKLKKDGKLSEDELATQEKEVQKIIDKYIGELEKVLGEKEKEILEI, encoded by the coding sequence ATGGCAGCGGATATTGAAACAGTAAAGGATCATTTAACAAAATACGAAACAAAATTGACTAAAATTTTGGAAAGTTTCAAAAACGAGATGAACAGAGTTCGCGCGGGTCGCGCAAATCCTCATTTGTTAGATAAAATTATGGTTGATTACTATGGAACGCCAACGCCATTAAACCAAATGGCTAATATCAGCGTTCCCGAAGCCAGAATGATAACTATTTCCGTTTGGGATGTTTCGGCGATCAAAAATGTGACCAAAGCCATTATGGCTTCCGACCTTGGCATTACTCCGATTGACGATGGAAAAACTATAAGATTGGTTTTTCCTCAACCGACCGAAGAGCGCCGCAAAGAACTGGTGCGGAACGTAAAAAAGACCGCAGAAGACTTCAAAGTATCTATGCGCAATGAAAGAAGAGATGTTTTGGAAATTTTCAAAAAGTTAAAAAAAGACGGTAAATTAAGCGAAGACGAGTTGGCAACTCAAGAAAAAGAAGTTCAAAAAATAATTGATAAGTATATTGGCGAACTGGAAAAAGTTTTGGGCGAAAAAGAAAAAGAAATTTTGGAAATTTAA
- the uppS gene encoding di-trans,poly-cis-decaprenylcistransferase gives MNDRLPQHIAFIMDGNGRWALKKGLQRSIGHRYGVKALKQIFEYVFELGIKYMSIYALSKENLKRPKEEIQTLMELLNEYIDDCLPLLIKNKIRLNIMGDISILDAQSQQKIKQALEATKHFSERALNIAFNYSGRDEIIKAVNQAIKDGHREINQEIFEKYLYTAGIPDPDLIIRTSGEQRISNFMLYQSAYSELYFTKTLWPDFKKKTLDAALEDYKNRHRKFGDIQ, from the coding sequence ATGAATGACCGACTACCTCAACATATTGCTTTTATAATGGACGGCAATGGGCGCTGGGCTTTGAAAAAGGGCTTGCAGCGCTCAATAGGGCATAGATACGGCGTAAAAGCATTAAAGCAAATTTTTGAATATGTTTTTGAATTGGGCATTAAGTATATGTCCATTTACGCGTTATCAAAAGAAAACCTCAAGCGCCCCAAAGAAGAAATCCAAACGCTTATGGAACTTCTGAACGAGTATATTGACGATTGCTTGCCTTTGCTTATCAAAAACAAAATAAGGCTCAATATTATGGGCGATATTAGCATATTGGACGCCCAAAGCCAGCAAAAAATAAAGCAAGCGCTAGAAGCCACCAAGCATTTTTCTGAAAGGGCGCTTAATATCGCCTTTAATTACAGCGGACGGGACGAAATAATAAAAGCCGTAAACCAAGCTATAAAAGACGGACACCGCGAGATTAACCAAGAGATATTTGAAAAATATCTTTATACCGCGGGCATTCCCGACCCGGATCTAATCATCCGCACAAGCGGCGAACAGCGTATAAGCAATTTTATGTTATATCAATCAGCTTACAGCGAATTATATTTTACAAAAACGCTTTGGCCAGATTTTAAAAAAAAGACGCTTGACGCCGCCTTAGAAGATTATAAAAATAGACATAGAAAGTTTGGGGATATACAATGA
- a CDS encoding CDP-archaeol synthase, translating to MKKRVLTGAIIILIMVGAFLLREIHTLFFDLLIVFMMIIAGMEMAKALSNNFDSPLLPVVVVFPVMAYAVFSVSAFSSNHFGSGLNIDGLALVFLLVGVTFLAMMILSFFKKSIEMNNILTTLFIMIYPQCLLACLFAVNNTLDKWFSLVPLVIVFGVSALSDTSAYLIGITFKGPKLAPEISPKKTISGAIGGLLGGVIASLLVMLLGYYKIGDFRLLNLSLGLNFLNFVILGLFGSVFTQIGDLVASIIKRSAGIKDYGSVLPGHGGVMDRCDGLMFNGLFVYTYFLVLHIFSIGAIA from the coding sequence ATGAAAAAAAGAGTTTTAACAGGCGCGATAATTATTTTGATAATGGTCGGGGCGTTTTTGTTAAGGGAAATACATACGCTGTTTTTTGATTTGCTGATTGTGTTTATGATGATAATAGCGGGCATGGAAATGGCAAAAGCTTTGTCTAATAATTTTGATAGTCCGCTGTTGCCTGTTGTCGTGGTTTTCCCCGTAATGGCTTATGCGGTTTTTAGTGTTTCGGCTTTTTCATCCAATCATTTTGGTTCAGGCCTGAATATAGACGGTCTAGCATTGGTATTCTTGCTCGTGGGCGTGACCTTTTTGGCGATGATGATATTATCGTTTTTCAAAAAATCAATTGAAATGAATAATATTTTAACGACATTATTTATTATGATTTATCCGCAGTGTCTATTGGCTTGTTTGTTTGCTGTCAATAACACCCTGGACAAATGGTTTTCGCTTGTCCCTTTGGTTATTGTTTTCGGCGTCTCGGCTTTGTCGGATACTTCGGCTTATTTGATAGGGATAACATTCAAAGGCCCTAAACTCGCCCCCGAAATAAGCCCTAAAAAAACAATAAGCGGCGCAATAGGCGGGCTTTTGGGCGGCGTTATCGCGTCTTTGCTTGTTATGCTTTTGGGATATTATAAAATTGGCGATTTTAGATTGCTTAATTTATCTTTGGGTCTAAACTTTCTGAACTTTGTAATTTTAGGATTGTTTGGCTCGGTCTTTACTCAAATAGGCGATTTGGTTGCGTCTATAATCAAGCGCTCGGCAGGCATAAAAGATTACGGCTCGGTATTGCCTGGACACGGCGGCGTCATGGACAGATGCGACGGGCTTATGTTTAACGGCTTGTTTGTTTATACATATTTTTTGGTCTTACATATTTTTTCCATAGGAGCAATCGCCTAG